CGCTTACCGTCCAGGACTGCGGTAATCTGCGCCTCACTCAGGGTGTTGCCCTCGATGGCCAATGAACCATGGATGGTTCGAATGCGGTTGATTCGTCGCAGATGCAGTGCTTTGTCGGCATCTGCCAACACAGACAGCCGTCCAACATTCTCACTAATTTTTGCCACCATATTCAAAATTGTTGGGGTGATGGTGTAGGGTGGCTGGTATTGAGATTGCTCGCTCATTGAAATTGCATTGTCCTATGCAGGCCAATATAGTTTGATGAGAGGTATCAGCGCTTTCGTCTCTGTATCCGAATTGTCATAATTTCGAATCAACAAATCTGCCAGTTCATCAATATCGATAAGGGTCACTGGAATCGTAGACCGCTCGGCTTCGTAGCGCGCTTCTCGTGTAAAACCGCCTGTGGAGACGTAAAGTCCTCTATCGTTGGACCTAAGGCCCCCAATAAAACTTCGTAGAGTAGGTGCGCCAATGGTTTCGCTACGATGCTTGACTTCAACTCTGATTCTAGGTTGCTCCAAACCAAGACCGTCTGGAGATGCGATCACATCAGCACCACGATCTGGACCAGCGCTGGCAACGCGAGTTTTGTATCCCATGGCCCTTAAAATGCCTGCCATGAGTTCCTGCATCTCATCCCAGTCTAATTTTTGAATTCGATCTTTTATGAATTCAAAAGCTCGTTCGATTACATCGCGTTTGATATCATCCATTTCGGATGAAGAGCTTGTTTCATCGGATTCTGCAATAGGCTCACCACCGCTAAGAAGTTGCAAAAATTCATCGCGGGCTGAATCGTTCAACAAGAACAGCGTCATGATTGCGCCGACGGTATTCTTGGTAGCAACGGTAAGCTTATCCCGCGGAATTTTACCCTGCCACGCTACCTTGTAAAGGTGGTTGAAATCCCCTGCAGAGTCAGGCACGTATTCGTAATCCGAAATTATTTTTCCAATAGGGTAATGACGATATTCTGGGTTATAGGTAATTGCGTAATCCCCTTTTTGAATCTCAAAACGAAAACGCGCTATTTGCCCAAAAGACATCCTGAACTTGGCCGGAGAGTCCCCGGGATAAGCCTTTCTAAATAATAATTCCAGATCCTCCTTGGATTTTACCTCTGATAAATCGTTTAGATCGCACCAACCAACCGCAACATAATTCTTCTCTTCAAAGTCCTGAACCAAGGCTGCATTTCGCCCTGCTCTTATCATCCACATTTTCTTGGACATCGCCTTTACCCCCTCCTGTTTAATACACGCCCAAAATCCACCCTTCCAATCTGGCAATTTCTTGTTCCTCATCAATTAACGGCGGATTGAAATAGGTGCCCAACAAACCACGACCGTCCATATCCTTGAGCCATTGGGCCACGCACATGGCATCGTGGTCATCGGCGGAATAATTCTCTCTTTTGGCATATCGTTTGCGGAAAAGGGATGGAAAGATTTCAACAATAACGGATTGTTTCGGCGGTATTTCGAAGCCATCGAAGGGCCAGAAATGCGGGCGATTGTTGAGATCAAGGTTTCGCCGGATGAATCGCAGCCATGGAAGGCCGGCATGCGTTGAATGGGCAACAGAACCTTGTATAAAGAACATGAAGACACTTTTGGCGCCTGCTGTCCAATTCTCCGTCAAACGCAAGTCATTTGGCACCCCAGACCTTTTGTTTCCCTCTCTACAAAACGTAACGGTGATTTCATCTCCATCGGTGGGCCAGTGCTTATGGAAATCATCGAGAAATTGATCCCAGCTTTCTATCTGGTATTTTTCCATGTAACTCATGGGGAAGGAGAACCCATGATCGATTCCGATGATGACAGGATCACCGCTCTTTATCTGTTCAAGACACCAATGGGCGATCTCTTTGCGAGTCCAGTTCCGATGCGCTCCAGCGGGTGACGGGACTCTTGCAGAGGCATTTTTATGAGTTGCTTTGAATACCCGTAATCCCGGCAACCTTGAAACCGCAGTACTGGCTCCAGAGTAGTCGATACCTATATAGGATGAAAAAAGCATCAGCGTTATTTCTATACCTGTTTTATCGGTAGATACTGATAGATTAGCCTGCTGCTACAGGTCCAGATCGTTCAACCGTTTCATGAACAGCAGGTAGGTAAATCGACGGTCCTTTGTAATTTTTAACCCACGGAATACAATGAAAAATTAATTGGTTAATAAAAAGCTGTGCTCTATTCGAGGGCTCCGAGTGGTCCGGCAAGACTTTCCTATCAATAGATATCAAGAGTTTCCATCTCTCAAAGCGGGTACTCCCTACCCTTTAGCGCCGCAGGCGCCCAATCATCTTTTTCCGTGTGTTCCGTGGTTTCATTCCTCAATATCAACCGACAACGAACAACTTTCGGTCTTAAACTCACAAACCCATCATACAACCCTATCCAAAGAGAATTCGCTCGAGTTTTTCCACCGCCTGCCGCCGCTTGGCCGGCTGCATTCGCGCCAGGTTGAGCATCTTCCACTGGATGGCTGGCAGCCGCTCTACCCCTGGCAAGGCAAAGTCCCGCCAATCCTCATCCCCGCGTTTCAGGGCCAGTAAAAAGCGCTTGTCCCCATCGCTCATGACCGCGTGGATCACACGGACCAATTCCGGCAACGTTTCCCGCAGTTGGTCAAGCTCCACCGGAAAACTGGCCATACCCGAGAACTCAGCATGATATTGCGGCGCGATATCCTGAATTTGGGGTGCCAGCAACTCGGCCATTGGTCGATTATGCCCCATTAAATAGACCAGAAAAGCATTTTTCAAGTGCTCATCCACACCCTCTTGCCGCAACAACCAATAAACATCATACAAATCCCGGGGGTGCTGACGATCCAGCGCCGCACACATTTTTCCGGCATACAAATCCGCGAAGCTGAGCACCGCCATGCGGGTAAAACCGAAGGCATCGGCAGCCCGGGCCGACAGTTGACGCTCCTCAGGCTGAAAAACACTGCCCCGCAACACCGGCGTTACTTCGATCTTGACACCGATCTCTCCCTGTAGAACCAACAGTTTGAAGCGCTTACCCGTGCCTTTGAGCACAGAGGCCCGGACAACGGTTCGCGGGATATGGTGTTCAATATCTGCGGCAATAACTCCCAGGGCCTGGTCAATGGCGGCCAGGCTGGTATCCCGATCTTCCACCGGCAGGTAGGCCAAGTCGATATCCACCGACAGTCGCGGCATATCCCGCACAAACAGATTGATAGCGGTGCCACCCTTCAAGGCAAAGCACGACTGCTTAGCCACGCTGGGCAACAACGCCACCAGCAGGCGTACCTGTTCAGTATATGGATTGCTCTTCACTAACAGCCATCTCCCTGGGAACCGTTATTTGATAGGCGGCATCATAGGCGCCGCCCCTGACCAGCAGCCGCTTGCCCCGGCCCAGATCGACGCCTTGGGTGTCCAACGCCTGACGCCAGGCATGCCCATGGCGGTCGCTGAACCACAAAAAAAGCCGCTTGGCCTTGACCTGGGTACAGGAAAGCAACAGGTCTCGCAGCAGACCGGGCCGCAGGTTAACTGCCGCCTCAAAAAATTTGTCTGCCATGGAAAAGTCCGCCCCATGACGCACCCCGGCCATCAGTTCCAACAGGGCCAACTCCGGCCTACTGAACGGAATGGGCCAGTCCCAAGCCCCGAACGGCCGGTGGTGGACGGCCGCCTCAGGCAGTGGACCAAACAGCTGCGGGGTGTGAATGGTGAACCGAAAGGAAGCCTGAAACGACTGCACCCATATCGGCACCTTACGCCCGCCGTAAAGATCGATATATTGGGTGTCGCCCAGAGGCAGGTAATGGGCCAAGCCCTGCAACTCCAAGGCGGTGCGGCCGCCTACGCGCACGGGATACCCCATTTGGTTGAGGGAATAGACCACATGCTCCCATTTGAGCGCAGGCCCCGGCCGACGGTAAATGCCGTGAGCCACAGCAGTTAGCTTGCCCGCCCGCAGGGCATAATCCACCCGAGGTCGGTTGAAGCCGCGCGCCTGCAACCAGGCGCGATCCACCAACTGCCCTTCGGGTAATGTCTGTTCCAAGGATGATTCGGGTTTAGCCATCGTAGTTTACAAATACCTTCCAATGCATAGTTTATATATGCATCGAAAGCGTTTTGTAAACCGATAGTTTAAAATATTGTAATTTTGCATAAATTAGCGCTGCAAAACACAGGATTCACAAACCAAAATTTTGCCTTTTGAATGGAAGCCTTAATCCATTGATATACAAATTTATTCGGCGGCATTTTAAAGCCGTCGAATGGCCAGAAAAAAGGGCGATTGTTGGGAGCGACGTTTCGTCGGATGAATCGCAGTCATGGAATACTGCAGTGGGTGGATTTACCGTAGATTTCTAAGGCGTTATCTCAACGAGCGTGCCATTGGGAACGAGCCTGTAGATTTCCTCCATTTCCTGGTTGGTCACCGCGATGCACCCTTCGGTCCAATCCATTTGGGCATGCGAAGCCCCGACCGGAGAGAACCCGTTTTTCAGGCCGTGAATCATGATATCGCCGCCCGGACAGACGCCGAGTTCCCTGGCCCGCATTTTATCCTGCTCGTTGGGATAGGAAATATGCAGCGACAGGTGAAAACCGCTGTTGCCGTTGCGCGAATCGATAAAATAATACCCTTCCGGGGTCTTGTTGTCACCCTCCTTCTCTTTGGGTCCGACCGGGTTTCCTCCCAGGGCAATGGGGTAGCTTTTGATCACCTCCCCCTTTGCAAGCAGCGTCAATCGCCGCGCCTGCTTTTGGATCAGAATTTTATCGGCCGGTTCCATCCTGACGGCGAATACCTTCTCTTCGAGCGCGGCAACCGTTTCCTGAAGCTTGGCAACCTCATCCGTTTTCAGTTCCAGGGCTTGCCGGGAACGCTCCAGCGCTGCCTGCTGGGCAGCCATTTTTTCATCTTTGAGGATAACGTTATGAATCTGCAGGATCAGCATCTGGCTATCGTGCCGATAGTCGCTGTCCGGATAATCGCGCACGACTGTCTGAAGACATTCGAGTGATTTCCGGTAGTCTTTATGGGCGTTGTGGGGATAGGCATAGACAACCCCCATCTCGAAGAGAACGCGGTCCGCTACACCGGGATGGTTCTCGATAATTTGCGCGTATTTATCCAGGGCCGCCGCGTAATTGCCCTGGTTGAACAACTGATTGGCCTCCTTGGAGAGGGCCTTCTCATCCAGGTGGCTGCAACCGCCGGCAAGCATCGAAATGATCATGATGCCGAAGACGAGGCGGCAAAAAAACCCGCCTGCGCCTTTGGGTCTTGGGCACGCATTCGTTCGGGCACGTAGTGGTGATGAGAGTCGCAACGTCAGTTCTCTTTGTAAATCCGCACGACAAAAATCATTTAGTATCTATCCACAAATGGTAGATTTCGGTTCCCGGCAAGGCCCGAGCGAGGCCGACACCACAGGCATAGCAGCGCTATGTCGAGGATGGCGGACGAGCGAGAACGCCGCCGGGGGCCGAAAGATGCCGTTTGTGGATGGATACTGAGGAAGTGGCCGGAGATTACAGCCCGGCCACTTCCCGGCAATTTACTTCTTCATTGATTTCTTGAACATCTCATCGGCAGCTTTGGCCTTTTCTTCAGCTATCCTTTCCTTTTCCGCGGCGATTCGCTCTCTTTCGTTGGCCCGCTGCTCGGCCTCCTCGGCGCGCGCAAGGGCTTCATTCGCCTTGGCAACGGCCTCGCTGGCCGCCATCTTTGCGTTCTCCGCATCCTGGGCCGCCTGATCCGCCTGCGCGGCAATCGCCTTTTCCCGGGCCTGTACGGCCTCGAGGTCTTTTTGGGTCGCGCACCCCCCGATACCGATCGCGAGTACTGTCGTCATGCAAAGCCCTAAAATCATCTTCTTCATCGTAAATCTCCTCTTCTTGTTTGTGTTAGGTTTCAAACAAAACCGCATCCAGTTCCAGATCGATTCTCAAGCGCCTGGCGGCTTCTTCGGCCGCAGGTTCATTATCGAAGGGGCCGGCCAAAACCCGGTGCTGATCGCCCTCGGACAGCACTCTGGCAGGAATGGGCGGCCCCTGATGATTGATAATGGCCGCCAGCCGCTGGGCATCGGGCTTGTCCCGCAAGCTGGCCGCCAGAACATACCACGCGTCCGTTTTGAATGCCGGCAGCTCCGGTTGTCCGTACAGCCGGTCCGGGTGCCGGATTCTGACAGGCTGCGCCGCGGCCGTTTTACGACCATCATGATCCGCGGATACCGGCACAGGTATCCCGCGGGCCTCGAGCACGACTGCCTTGACCTTTTTCCAGTCCAGCGGGCTTTTTGATTGTGCTTCGATATGTTTCAGTTTCGCATAGACCTTTTTCCAGTTGGCCGTGCCAGATTCTTCAAAAGGCGTATGCGCTTCCAGGTAAACGATGCCGTCACGCCGGCCGACCAGATAGGGCTGGTTGACAATAAGGACCGGGGTTTTCACCGGGGTTTTTTCGAAAAGACGCTCGATATCTTCCGGATAGAGCCGGATGCACCCATTGGTTGCCCTGAGCCCGATGCTGGCCGGTTTGTTCGTGCCATGGATCAGATAGCTCGGCTCACTCAAATAAAGCGCATATTCCCCCAAAGGATTGAGAGGTCCCGGCGGCACCTGGGACGGCAGGGGGTCGCCCTTTTTTCGATGATCTGCGGCGATCGAGGCGGGTACATACCAGGTCGGCCGGTGTTTCTTTCGCGCGACAAACATTTCTCCCATGGGGGTCGGCCGTTCTTCGGTTCCCACGCCGACCGGGTAAGTCGATACGCGCAACAACTTTCCGCTTTTTTCAAAGTTAAAGAGCCGCATGGTGGCCAGGTTGATCACGATCCCGTTGCGCCGGGCGTCGGGAAGGATAAAGGTCAAGGGCAGCAGGATTCGCTCCCGGGCATCAGGCACCCAGATATCGACGCCCGGATTCGCAGCACTGATGTCATTGATGCCCAGGCTGAAGTGCCGCGCAATATCCGGCAGCGTATCCCCCCGTTCCAGCCGGATCGTCGCCAAACGGCCGATGATGTCATCGTCTTCGGCGACGACAAAGTCATTCCGTTCGATGGCATCCGCCGGGTATCCCGGCAAGGGAAGCGATTTTGCCAGATATCCACGCATATCGGCACAGCCAGGCACAAACAGGACGATCAGCAATAAAATCGTAAGATGAAACCTGTTGGATCCGAGGAGCAGGTCAAGTATTCGTTTGAGGATCATAGCGCTGCAATTTGTCACTTTTTACCGGTGCATCAAGTTTAATTCCATAGTCGCATGGAACGGGATTGTCTGATAAACTATACCAAGCTTGGTCGATAATTACAAAATATGCGCACTCGCAGGAATGTCTATGTATCTCTGCCCTCATTGAACATCGTTGCGGGCGAGCCGGCCGAACAGCCGACGGATCGCAAAGTTCCGCGGCGTTTGGTCCCGTGACATGGCCGTCCACTCGCCCAGGTTCTAAATGTTCCGCGACGCGTCATATAATTAATGCAAAGTCCATTCCCAACAAAGCCGGTCGGCATGTTGGGCAAGCGCAGGGTGACCGCATTTGGAATTATCTTCCGCTTTTTGTAGTCCTGCCTGCAACGATACGGATTTCGAAAACCGCTTTTCTGTGGGTTGCACAAATGTAGTGGCGGGGTTTATCCCCGCCTTTGGGTTTAGCCTTTGGGTTTGTCCCCGCCTTTGTTAACCGGACGTGGATGAACCGCGTCCCTACGCTACATCAAAGCAACAATACGAATTCCAAATGCGGCGGCCCTGGGGCAAGCGTCTTTCCGGCTTACCGGTTGTGGTTAATCGTGCTGAAATGATAACATACATGCCAATCCTAACTTTCTAAAAATCCTGCAGCGAGGTTAAAAATGGGCAACAAGCACACGGATGACGCGATCCTGAAAATGGTTCATGGCTTCATGGCCAGCCGCGTAATCATTAGCGCGGCTGAACTGGACCTGTTTACCCTGCTTGCCAGCCAGGCGCGCACGGCAGTTGAGGTTGCCGAGGCCATTGGCGCCGATCTGCGCGGTATCACCATTTTGCTCGATGCCCTGTGCGCCCTGGGATTTTTGGTGAAAACCAACGACGCTTACCAGACCGAGTCGTCCGCCGCCCCACTGCTGTCGGCTGACGGACCGGCGTCGGTCCGGCCCATGGTGCTTCACATGGGATCGGTCTGGCGCAACTGGTCCAACCTCAACGATATCGTACTGGGAAATGCCGTGCCGGATTTGGGGAAAAACATCATGGACAGGGAGAATTACGAGGCCTTCATCGGGGCCATGCACGTGGTCGCGTCCAGAACCGCACCGGGTGTGGTGGCGGCCATCGGCCCGGACGGGGCCAAACGATTGTTGGATGTCGGCGGTGGCTCCGGCTCCTATACGTTGGCCTTTCTCGATGCACAGCCGGCCATGCGGGCGACCCTGTTCGACAAACCGCCGGTGATCGAGATGGCCAGGGCCCGGATCGAAGCCGCCGCCATGGCGGATCGCGTCACCCTGGAGCCCGGCGATTTCTACACGGACGAACTGCCGACAGGGAACGATCTGGCGCTTTTATCGGCCATCATCCATCAGAACAGCCCCGCGGAAAACGAAGAATTGTATCGCAAGATCCACCGGGCGCTGGATGCCGGCGGCCGCATCGTGATCCGCGATCACGTCATGTCCCCGGATCACACCCAGCCGACCGAAGGCGCCCTGTTCGCAGTGAACATGCTGGCCGGCACCAAGGGCGGCGGGACCTATACATTCGAAGAAATTAAGTCCGGTCTGGTTGCCGCCGGATTTGTGGGCATCCGGCAGATTCAGAGCAAGGCCATGTTTTCTCTGGTGGAAGGCTTCAAACCGTAAATCGTGCCTATCCGGAAATGTCCAATTCGTCGAAATGAGCGATCACATCCAACGTCTCTCCAAATCCCAATACCTCAGGGGCCTTCAGTGTCCCAAGGCGCTCTGGCTGCATCGCCATCGGCCCGATCTGGCGCCGCCCATCACCGAGCAGAAGCAGTGGCTGTTCGACTCCGGCCACGAGGTCGGCCAACTGGCCCAAACCTTTTTTGAAGACGGCCTGTTGATCGACGAACCCTATCGGGCCACCGACCGGGCCATCGACGCCACAAACCGCGCCATCGCCGACGGGCGCGAGGTGATCTACGAGGCCACGGCCTGCTCCCCGGACGGGGCATTTTCCCGGATCGATATTCTCAAAAAAGACGGCCCGGCTCACCCCTGGGACCTGATCGAAGTCAAGCAGTCCACGGGGGTCAAGGACTATCACCTCGACGACATTGCCCTGCAGCGCTACGCCTTTGCCGGGGCCGGCTACGACGTGCAGCGCTCCATCCTGATGCATCTCGACCGCGACTACGTTCGCAGGGGCGGGATCGATCCCCACCAGCTTTTCCTTTTAGAAGACTGCACCGACCTGGCCGTTTCCCGAATGACAACGGTGCCCGGCCTCCTGGCCAGCCTGCTGCAGGTGGCCAACCAGTCCGATGAGCCGGACGCGCCCATCGGCAGGCACTGCAGGTCGCCTTTCGAATGCGACTTCGTGGGCTACTGCTGGCGGCATGTACCGGTCTACTCCGTTTTCAATGTATTCGGCGGGGACAAACTGGACAGTCTGCTGGCCATGAACATCCTGGATGTTCGCAACCTGCCGCCGGCATTTCCCCTGACCGACCGCCAGGCCATCGATGTCCAGGCCCATGTGAGTGAAAAAATGCACATCGACCGCGACGCCGTGGCCAAATTTCTCAATGCGCTGGAATATCCCCTTTACTACCTGGACTCAGTAAAATCCGGTTAGGGAATTGCATAAAAATAATTTAAAATCAGCAGGTTAAACGATATTTTTGCTTGACATTGGGTCGTCAATATGGGCGGCGTTTTGTATGCCCTATTATATCAAGAGGTTATACATGCCACGCACATTCGACCCTTTCCAAAAGCTCAATGCCCTGGAGTTTTTCTCTTTTTTTCAACCAGCGACTGAGGCAACATCACGGATGCCAGCTCTTGATTCCAAAGGAAACCGACCATTGCAGAT
This window of the uncultured Desulfosarcina sp. genome carries:
- a CDS encoding restriction endonuclease; this encodes MSKKMWMIRAGRNAALVQDFEEKNYVAVGWCDLNDLSEVKSKEDLELLFRKAYPGDSPAKFRMSFGQIARFRFEIQKGDYAITYNPEYRHYPIGKIISDYEYVPDSAGDFNHLYKVAWQGKIPRDKLTVATKNTVGAIMTLFLLNDSARDEFLQLLSGGEPIAESDETSSSSEMDDIKRDVIERAFEFIKDRIQKLDWDEMQELMAGILRAMGYKTRVASAGPDRGADVIASPDGLGLEQPRIRVEVKHRSETIGAPTLRSFIGGLRSNDRGLYVSTGGFTREARYEAERSTIPVTLIDIDELADLLIRNYDNSDTETKALIPLIKLYWPA
- a CDS encoding type IV toxin-antitoxin system AbiEi family antitoxin domain-containing protein; the encoded protein is MEQTLPEGQLVDRAWLQARGFNRPRVDYALRAGKLTAVAHGIYRRPGPALKWEHVVYSLNQMGYPVRVGGRTALELQGLAHYLPLGDTQYIDLYGGRKVPIWVQSFQASFRFTIHTPQLFGPLPEAAVHHRPFGAWDWPIPFSRPELALLELMAGVRHGADFSMADKFFEAAVNLRPGLLRDLLLSCTQVKAKRLFLWFSDRHGHAWRQALDTQGVDLGRGKRLLVRGGAYDAAYQITVPREMAVSEEQSIY
- a CDS encoding L,D-transpeptidase family protein yields the protein MIISMLAGGCSHLDEKALSKEANQLFNQGNYAAALDKYAQIIENHPGVADRVLFEMGVVYAYPHNAHKDYRKSLECLQTVVRDYPDSDYRHDSQMLILQIHNVILKDEKMAAQQAALERSRQALELKTDEVAKLQETVAALEEKVFAVRMEPADKILIQKQARRLTLLAKGEVIKSYPIALGGNPVGPKEKEGDNKTPEGYYFIDSRNGNSGFHLSLHISYPNEQDKMRARELGVCPGGDIMIHGLKNGFSPVGASHAQMDWTEGCIAVTNQEMEEIYRLVPNGTLVEITP
- a CDS encoding Lpp/OprI family alanine-zipper lipoprotein; this translates as MKKMILGLCMTTVLAIGIGGCATQKDLEAVQAREKAIAAQADQAAQDAENAKMAASEAVAKANEALARAEEAEQRANERERIAAEKERIAEEKAKAADEMFKKSMKK
- a CDS encoding nucleotidyl transferase AbiEii/AbiGii toxin family protein, which translates into the protein MKSNPYTEQVRLLVALLPSVAKQSCFALKGGTAINLFVRDMPRLSVDIDLAYLPVEDRDTSLAAIDQALGVIAADIEHHIPRTVVRASVLKGTGKRFKLLVLQGEIGVKIEVTPVLRGSVFQPEERQLSARAADAFGFTRMAVLSFADLYAGKMCAALDRQHPRDLYDVYWLLRQEGVDEHLKNAFLVYLMGHNRPMAELLAPQIQDIAPQYHAEFSGMASFPVELDQLRETLPELVRVIHAVMSDGDKRFLLALKRGDEDWRDFALPGVERLPAIQWKMLNLARMQPAKRRQAVEKLERILFG
- a CDS encoding methyltransferase, producing MGNKHTDDAILKMVHGFMASRVIISAAELDLFTLLASQARTAVEVAEAIGADLRGITILLDALCALGFLVKTNDAYQTESSAAPLLSADGPASVRPMVLHMGSVWRNWSNLNDIVLGNAVPDLGKNIMDRENYEAFIGAMHVVASRTAPGVVAAIGPDGAKRLLDVGGGSGSYTLAFLDAQPAMRATLFDKPPVIEMARARIEAAAMADRVTLEPGDFYTDELPTGNDLALLSAIIHQNSPAENEELYRKIHRALDAGGRIVIRDHVMSPDHTQPTEGALFAVNMLAGTKGGGTYTFEEIKSGLVAAGFVGIRQIQSKAMFSLVEGFKP
- a CDS encoding L,D-transpeptidase family protein; this encodes MRGYLAKSLPLPGYPADAIERNDFVVAEDDDIIGRLATIRLERGDTLPDIARHFSLGINDISAANPGVDIWVPDARERILLPLTFILPDARRNGIVINLATMRLFNFEKSGKLLRVSTYPVGVGTEERPTPMGEMFVARKKHRPTWYVPASIAADHRKKGDPLPSQVPPGPLNPLGEYALYLSEPSYLIHGTNKPASIGLRATNGCIRLYPEDIERLFEKTPVKTPVLIVNQPYLVGRRDGIVYLEAHTPFEESGTANWKKVYAKLKHIEAQSKSPLDWKKVKAVVLEARGIPVPVSADHDGRKTAAAQPVRIRHPDRLYGQPELPAFKTDAWYVLAASLRDKPDAQRLAAIINHQGPPIPARVLSEGDQHRVLAGPFDNEPAAEEAARRLRIDLELDAVLFET